A genomic region of Mycolicibacterium poriferae contains the following coding sequences:
- a CDS encoding ABC transporter substrate-binding protein has protein sequence MTRTAASTALVVLALVVALTGCSTGQRVDLGDGAEGGVIAAIAGEPDQLDPHKTSAYFSFEVLENVFDTLVEPDENLQMRPALAESWEVSDDELTWTFRLRPGVTFHDGSPLTAEDVAFSYNRIIDEELTNVDKFSAVTSVEAPDPATVVIRVDRPVPNMLTNLGGFKGMAIVSRRNVESGEIATHPIGTGPFAFANQRSGDSITLVANPDYWDGAPDISGVRFRFISEPSTALSALQAGEIDWTDSVPPQRVQQLRNDESITLAVEPSNDYWYLALNEAREPWNDVRVRQAIAYAIDRDAIVQATSYGTAAKNQLAIPEGNPWYVPYDRYAEGGLDKARQLLDEAGVSPRNLDMLVTTDYPETVTAAQIVADNLAPLGITVNIRTVDFATWLDEQNKGNFDMLMMGWLGNIDPDDFYYAQHHTDGTSNAQKFSDPEVDRLLDAGRVETDRQARFDDYRRAATMIADQVSYIFLYNPSVIQAWNPALQGYQARRDGAVRFRDAHWAQDGDA, from the coding sequence ATGACGAGAACGGCGGCGTCGACCGCGCTCGTCGTGCTCGCCTTGGTGGTGGCGCTGACCGGCTGTTCGACCGGCCAGCGGGTGGATCTCGGTGACGGCGCCGAGGGCGGGGTGATCGCGGCCATCGCCGGTGAACCCGATCAGCTGGACCCGCACAAGACATCGGCCTACTTCTCGTTCGAAGTCCTCGAGAACGTCTTCGACACCCTGGTCGAACCCGACGAGAACCTGCAGATGCGCCCGGCGCTGGCCGAGTCGTGGGAGGTCAGCGACGACGAGTTGACGTGGACGTTCCGCCTGCGGCCGGGGGTGACGTTCCACGACGGCAGCCCGCTCACAGCAGAGGACGTCGCGTTCTCCTACAACCGGATCATCGACGAAGAGCTCACCAACGTCGACAAGTTCAGTGCGGTGACGTCCGTCGAGGCACCCGACCCCGCCACGGTGGTGATCCGCGTCGACCGCCCGGTGCCCAACATGCTCACCAACCTCGGCGGCTTCAAGGGCATGGCCATCGTGTCGCGCCGCAACGTCGAAAGCGGCGAGATCGCCACCCATCCCATCGGTACCGGGCCGTTCGCGTTCGCCAACCAGCGCAGCGGCGACTCGATCACGTTGGTCGCCAATCCGGACTACTGGGACGGCGCGCCGGACATCTCGGGGGTGCGGTTCCGCTTCATCTCCGAACCGTCGACCGCGCTGTCGGCGTTGCAGGCCGGCGAAATCGACTGGACGGACTCGGTGCCCCCGCAACGCGTGCAGCAATTGCGCAACGACGAGTCGATCACGCTGGCCGTCGAGCCGAGCAACGACTACTGGTATCTGGCCCTCAACGAAGCGCGCGAACCGTGGAACGACGTGCGGGTGCGCCAGGCGATCGCCTACGCGATCGACCGTGACGCCATCGTGCAGGCCACCAGCTACGGCACCGCCGCGAAGAACCAGCTCGCGATCCCCGAGGGCAACCCGTGGTACGTGCCCTACGACCGGTACGCCGAGGGCGGTCTGGACAAGGCGCGGCAATTGCTCGACGAGGCCGGCGTGAGCCCGCGCAACCTGGACATGCTGGTCACCACCGACTACCCGGAGACGGTGACGGCCGCGCAGATCGTCGCCGACAACCTGGCCCCGCTGGGCATCACGGTGAACATCCGCACCGTCGACTTCGCGACCTGGCTCGACGAGCAGAACAAGGGCAACTTCGACATGCTGATGATGGGCTGGCTGGGCAACATCGACCCCGATGACTTCTACTACGCCCAGCACCACACCGACGGCACCAGCAACGCCCAGAAGTTCTCCGATCCCGAGGTCGACCGGCTGCTGGACGCGGGCCGCGTGGAGACCGACCGACAGGCCCGCTTCGACGACTACCGCCGCGCGGCGACGATGATCGCCGACCAGGTCAGCTACATCTTCCTCTACAACCCGTCGGTGATCCAGGCGTGGAATCCGGCGCTGCAGGGTTATCAGGCGCGCCGGGATGGCGCGGTGCGGTTCCGCGACGCGCACTGGGCTCAGGACGGCGACGCCTGA
- a CDS encoding ABC transporter permease: MAAPTVLTHPIARFVVRRLAYSAVVLLGVAVVVFALVHLVPGDPVRIALGTRYTPEAYEALRSASGLDRPIVSQFFGFVGSAATGDLGVSFRNGDPVTVTLMERLPATLSLGLAGMVIALLIAVPAGIYSALREGRASDAVIRISSQFGVSVPDFWMAILLVGLFSTTLGWLPTSGYRPLFDDPVGWLRHIVLPAVTVGLVAGAIMTRYVRSAVLEVASMGYVRTARSKGLSPRVVTFRHTVRNALVPILTITGIQLATILSGVIVVEVVFAWPGLGRLVFNAVAARDYPLIQGAVLLIAALFLLINLIVDVLYAVVDPRIRLA, encoded by the coding sequence ATGGCCGCTCCCACGGTGCTGACTCACCCCATCGCGCGGTTCGTCGTGCGCCGGCTGGCGTATTCGGCGGTGGTGCTGCTCGGGGTCGCGGTGGTGGTGTTCGCGCTGGTCCATCTGGTCCCCGGTGACCCGGTCCGCATCGCGCTGGGCACCCGTTACACCCCGGAGGCGTATGAGGCGTTGCGATCGGCCAGCGGTCTGGACCGGCCGATCGTCTCGCAGTTCTTCGGGTTCGTCGGCTCGGCGGCCACGGGTGATCTCGGGGTCAGCTTCCGCAACGGCGATCCGGTGACCGTCACGTTGATGGAGCGTCTTCCTGCGACGTTGTCGCTCGGGCTGGCGGGCATGGTGATCGCGCTGCTGATCGCGGTGCCGGCCGGCATCTACTCGGCATTGCGCGAGGGGCGGGCCAGCGACGCGGTGATCCGGATCAGCAGCCAGTTCGGGGTGTCGGTGCCGGACTTCTGGATGGCCATCCTGCTGGTCGGGTTGTTCTCGACGACGCTGGGCTGGCTGCCCACCTCGGGATACCGACCGCTGTTCGACGACCCGGTGGGCTGGCTGCGCCACATCGTTTTGCCCGCGGTGACGGTCGGTCTGGTGGCCGGGGCGATCATGACGCGCTACGTGCGTTCGGCGGTGCTGGAGGTCGCCTCGATGGGGTACGTGCGCACCGCGCGGTCGAAGGGTCTGTCACCGCGGGTGGTGACGTTCCGCCACACCGTCCGCAACGCGCTGGTTCCGATCCTGACGATCACCGGCATCCAGCTCGCCACGATCCTGAGCGGGGTGATCGTCGTGGAGGTGGTGTTCGCCTGGCCGGGGCTGGGCCGGTTGGTGTTCAACGCCGTCGCCGCCCGCGACTACCCGCTGATCCAGGGTGCGGTGCTGCTCATCGCGGCACTGTTCCTGTTGATCAACCTGATCGTCGACGTGCTCTACGCGGTCGTGGACCCGAGGATCCGGCTGGCATGA
- a CDS encoding ABC transporter permease — MTTRDDTRISSWKLLARNPVTLVSALVLAAVAVVAVFAQALAPYGINDVDVPNALQAPSLTHWLGTDELGRDVLSRVLVAVQASMRIAVTSVALALVVGVAIGVLAGYRGGWLDTVLMRVVDVMFAFPVLLLALAVVAILGPGVTTTILAIGIVYTPIFARVARASTLGVRTEPYVRMSQAMGTGDGYILRRHILPNISGPLIVQTSLSLAFAILSEAALSFLGLGIQPPQPSLGRMIFDSQGFVTMAWWMAVFPGAAIFVIVLAFNLFGDGLRDVLDPKQRTTVEARRRER; from the coding sequence ATGACGACTCGAGACGACACCCGCATCTCGTCGTGGAAACTGTTGGCGCGCAACCCCGTCACGTTGGTCAGCGCGCTCGTGCTGGCCGCCGTCGCGGTGGTCGCCGTGTTCGCGCAGGCTCTCGCGCCGTATGGCATCAACGACGTCGACGTGCCCAACGCGCTGCAGGCGCCCAGCCTCACCCATTGGCTGGGCACCGACGAACTGGGCCGCGACGTGCTGTCCCGGGTGCTGGTCGCGGTGCAGGCCTCGATGCGTATCGCGGTGACGAGTGTGGCGCTGGCGTTGGTGGTCGGGGTCGCCATCGGGGTGCTGGCCGGCTACCGCGGCGGCTGGCTGGACACGGTGCTGATGCGCGTGGTCGACGTGATGTTCGCGTTCCCGGTGCTGCTGCTGGCTCTGGCTGTGGTGGCGATCCTGGGCCCGGGGGTGACGACGACCATCCTGGCCATCGGCATCGTCTACACCCCGATCTTCGCCCGGGTCGCCCGGGCCAGCACGCTGGGGGTGCGGACCGAACCCTATGTGCGGATGTCGCAGGCGATGGGCACCGGTGACGGCTACATCCTGCGGCGCCACATCCTGCCGAACATCTCCGGGCCGCTGATCGTGCAGACCTCGCTGTCGCTGGCGTTCGCGATCCTGTCCGAAGCGGCGCTGTCGTTCCTCGGCCTCGGTATCCAGCCGCCGCAGCCGTCGCTGGGCCGGATGATCTTCGACTCCCAGGGATTCGTGACGATGGCGTGGTGGATGGCGGTGTTCCCGGGGGCGGCGATCTTCGTGATCGTGTTGGCGTTCAACCTGTTCGGTGACGGATTACGGGACGTTCTGGACCCCAAGCAACGCACCACCGTCGAGGCGCGCAGGAGGGAGCGATGA
- a CDS encoding dipeptide ABC transporter ATP-binding protein, which yields MSEPAVLEVADLGVRIGGRTIVEQVSFAVQREHTVGIVGESGSGKSMTVLAATGLLDAPGARVSGSSTLTGGSSPVQLVGAKPKVLRRVHGARIGFVFQDPGTSLNPLLTLERQITESLQTHRDMTRRAATQRATELLEAVGLPDPATRLHAYPHQLSGGQKQRAMIAIALACDPELLIADEPTTALDVTTQAQIIDLVRDLQHDFGTAVVWISHDLGVIGQVADDVTVLRDGRTVDQAPILTLFDSPRDDYTRDLLAARPVLDAQGPPEVTGTDELLTVEGLDVRFTVSTPVGRSTVHAVRDVSFTVRRGATLGLVGESGSGKSTVAAALTGLARPDGGTATLDGTDVFGAKGSAARALRRRIGLVFQDPFSSLNPRARVATSIAEPLSVHDLVDGKPARTARVAELLELVGLPTEFAQRYPHELSGGQRQRVSIARALAAEPELLILDEATASLDVSVQARVLELLARLQRELGLSYLFIGHDLAVIRQVSHDVLVMRDGAAVEYRPAAELFAAPEEQYTRELLAAVPPVTPRAAV from the coding sequence ATGAGCGAACCCGCGGTGCTCGAGGTGGCCGATCTCGGGGTGCGCATCGGCGGCCGCACGATCGTCGAGCAGGTGTCCTTCGCGGTGCAGCGTGAGCACACCGTCGGTATCGTCGGCGAATCCGGGTCCGGCAAGTCGATGACGGTGCTGGCCGCCACCGGGCTGCTCGACGCGCCCGGCGCTCGCGTGTCGGGGTCGTCGACACTGACCGGTGGATCGTCTCCGGTACAACTCGTCGGCGCGAAACCGAAGGTGCTGCGCCGGGTGCACGGCGCCCGAATCGGTTTCGTGTTCCAGGACCCTGGCACGTCGCTCAACCCGCTGCTCACGCTGGAGCGACAGATCACCGAATCGCTGCAGACGCACCGTGACATGACCCGGCGCGCCGCGACCCAGCGGGCGACCGAACTGCTGGAGGCGGTCGGGTTGCCCGACCCGGCGACCCGCTTGCACGCCTATCCGCATCAACTGTCCGGCGGGCAGAAACAACGCGCGATGATCGCGATCGCGCTGGCATGTGACCCGGAACTGCTGATCGCCGACGAACCCACGACCGCACTGGATGTCACCACGCAGGCCCAGATCATCGATCTGGTGCGCGACCTGCAACACGACTTCGGCACCGCGGTGGTGTGGATCAGTCACGACCTGGGTGTGATCGGACAGGTCGCCGACGACGTCACGGTGCTGCGGGACGGCCGGACGGTCGACCAGGCGCCGATCCTGACGCTGTTCGACTCCCCGCGCGACGACTACACCCGTGACCTGTTGGCAGCCAGGCCGGTGCTGGATGCGCAGGGCCCGCCTGAGGTGACGGGCACCGACGAACTGTTGACCGTCGAGGGCCTGGATGTGCGCTTCACGGTGTCCACCCCGGTGGGCCGGTCGACGGTGCACGCGGTGCGCGACGTGTCGTTCACCGTGCGCCGCGGGGCCACGCTGGGGCTGGTCGGGGAATCCGGTTCGGGCAAGTCGACGGTCGCGGCGGCGTTGACCGGGTTGGCCCGGCCCGACGGCGGCACCGCCACACTCGACGGCACGGACGTGTTCGGCGCCAAGGGATCTGCGGCCCGGGCATTGCGCCGCCGGATCGGGCTGGTGTTCCAGGACCCGTTCTCCTCGCTGAATCCGCGTGCGCGGGTGGCCACGTCGATCGCCGAACCGCTGTCGGTGCACGATCTGGTAGACGGCAAGCCAGCCCGGACGGCGCGCGTCGCCGAACTGTTGGAGCTGGTGGGGTTGCCCACGGAGTTCGCGCAGCGCTATCCGCACGAATTGTCGGGCGGTCAGCGCCAGCGGGTCAGCATCGCCCGGGCACTGGCCGCCGAACCCGAATTGCTGATCCTCGACGAGGCCACCGCGTCGCTCGACGTGTCGGTGCAGGCCCGGGTGCTGGAGCTGCTGGCGCGTCTGCAGCGCGAGCTGGGTCTGAGCTACCTGTTCATCGGTCACGATCTGGCGGTGATCCGCCAGGTGAGCCACGACGTGCTGGTGATGCGTGACGGCGCGGCCGTCGAATACCGGCCTGCCGCCGAGTTGTTCGCCGCACCCGAGGAGCAGTACACCCGCGAACTGTTGGCGGCGGTGCCGCCGGTGACCCCGCGCGCCGCCGTCTGA
- a CDS encoding SDR family NAD(P)-dependent oxidoreductase, with product MGQLSGKVALVTGASAGLGAATARLFAERGAQVFGIARDTERMAEVFADVPGGTFASVDITSPQACADAVADCVAHFGRLDVLANVAGFHQMRHSATMTDDDWERDLAVNLTGPFYLCRAALPHLLDSGGNIVNVSSIAGVEGEVYSAGYCAAKHGLVGLTRALAIEFTKDRLRVNAICPGGMPTAQTTEFQAPENADWDLIMRIASPRGFMDTADVAKTIAFLASDDAAAIHGAVYRVDNGKGAG from the coding sequence ATGGGTCAATTGAGCGGGAAGGTCGCGCTGGTCACCGGCGCGTCGGCGGGACTGGGTGCGGCGACGGCGCGGTTGTTCGCCGAGCGGGGTGCCCAGGTGTTCGGGATCGCCCGGGATACCGAGCGGATGGCCGAGGTGTTCGCCGACGTCCCGGGCGGCACGTTCGCCTCGGTGGACATCACCTCGCCGCAGGCGTGTGCCGACGCGGTCGCCGACTGTGTTGCGCACTTCGGGCGTCTCGACGTGCTGGCCAATGTGGCGGGCTTTCACCAGATGCGACATTCGGCGACGATGACCGACGACGACTGGGAGCGTGATCTGGCGGTCAATCTCACCGGGCCGTTCTACCTGTGCCGCGCCGCCCTGCCGCATCTGCTCGACAGCGGCGGCAACATCGTCAACGTCTCGTCGATCGCCGGGGTCGAGGGTGAGGTGTATTCGGCGGGTTACTGCGCGGCCAAACACGGCCTGGTCGGGTTGACTCGCGCGCTGGCCATCGAGTTCACCAAGGACCGGTTGCGCGTCAACGCCATCTGCCCCGGCGGAATGCCGACCGCGCAGACCACGGAGTTCCAGGCGCCGGAAAACGCCGATTGGGACCTGATCATGCGCATCGCCTCGCCGCGCGGCTTCATGGACACCGCCGACGTGGCCAAGACGATCGCGTTCCTGGCCAGCGACGACGCCGCGGCGATCCACGGCGCGGTCTACCGGGTCGACAACGGCAAAGGCGCCGGCTGA